From the Carassius carassius chromosome 45, fCarCar2.1, whole genome shotgun sequence genome, one window contains:
- the LOC132127730 gene encoding heterogeneous nuclear ribonucleoprotein D0-like isoform X1, protein MSEEQLLGEEPLMKMEEEEDEEQLLGPDEGGQGQAEGSKIDASKNEEDEGKMFVGGLSWDTTKKDLKDYFSKFGEVVDCTLKLDPLTGRSRGFGFVLFKEADSVDKVITQKEHKLNGKAIDPKKAKAMKSKEPVKKVFVGGLSPDTPEEKIREYFDGYGEVESIELPMENKTNKRRGFCFITFKEEEPVKKIMEKKYHNIGLSKCEVKVAMSKEQYQQQQQPWGGRGGYAVRARGRGGPNPNWNQGYGNYWNQGYGNYGNYGYNNQGYGGYGDYDYSGYNNYYGYGDYSNQQSGYGKYPRRGGHQNTYKPY, encoded by the exons ATGTCGGAGGAGCAGCTCCTGGGCGAAGAGCCGCTGATGaagatggaggaggaggaggatgaagagcaGCTCCTGGGGCCCGATGAAGGAGGCCAGGGACAGGCGGAGGGATCCAAGATAGACGCCAGTAAAAACGAGGAAGATGAGGG GAAAATGTTCGTTGGAGGCTTGAGTTGGGACACAACAAAGAAAGACCTGAAAGACTACTTCTCTAAGTTTGGAGAGGTGGTGGACTGCACCTTAAAGCTGGATCCTCTGACGGGACGGTCCAGGGGATTTGGATTCGTCCTGTTTAAAGAGGCTGATAGTGTGGACAAG GTGATCACACAGAAGGAGCACAAACTGAATGGAAAAGCCATCGACCCTAAGAAAGCAAAGGCCATGAAGTCCAAAGAGCCTGTGAAGAAGGTATTTGTAGGAGGTCTTTCCCCAGATACTCCAGAAGAGAAGATCAGAGAGTACTTTGATGGCTACGGAGAG GTGGAATCCATTGAGCTGCCAATggagaataaaacaaataaaagacgaggtttttgttttataacatttaaagaGGAGGAGCCAGTCAAGAAAATAATGGAGAAGAAGTACCACAACATCGGTTTAAGCAAG TGTGAGGTGAAGGTGGCCATGTCGAAGGAGCAgtaccagcagcagcagcagccgtgGGGGGGCAGAGGAGGGTACGCCGTCAGGGCCCGGGGCAGAGGAG GTCCCAATCCAAACTGGAACCAGGGATACGGAAATTACTGGAATCAAGGTTATGGAAATTACGGGAACTATGGCTACAACAATCAAGGCTATGGTGGATACGGCGACTATGATTACTCTGGTTACAACAACTACTACGGATATGGTGACTACAGCA ATCAGCAGAGCGGCTATGGAAAATACCCGAGGCGAGGTGGCCATCAAAACACTTACAAGCCGTATTAA
- the LOC132127730 gene encoding heterogeneous nuclear ribonucleoprotein D0-like isoform X2 produces MSEEQLLGEEPLMKMEEEEDEEQLLGPDEGGQGQAEGSKIDASKNEEDEGKMFVGGLSWDTTKKDLKDYFSKFGEVVDCTLKLDPLTGRSRGFGFVLFKEADSVDKVITQKEHKLNGKAIDPKKAKAMKSKEPVKKVFVGGLSPDTPEEKIREYFDGYGEVESIELPMENKTNKRRGFCFITFKEEEPVKKIMEKKYHNIGLSKCEVKVAMSKEQYQQQQQPWGGRGGYAVRARGRGGPNPNWNQGYGNYWNQGYGNYGNYGYNNQGYGGYGDYDYSGYNNYYGYDQQSGYGKYPRRGGHQNTYKPY; encoded by the exons ATGTCGGAGGAGCAGCTCCTGGGCGAAGAGCCGCTGATGaagatggaggaggaggaggatgaagagcaGCTCCTGGGGCCCGATGAAGGAGGCCAGGGACAGGCGGAGGGATCCAAGATAGACGCCAGTAAAAACGAGGAAGATGAGGG GAAAATGTTCGTTGGAGGCTTGAGTTGGGACACAACAAAGAAAGACCTGAAAGACTACTTCTCTAAGTTTGGAGAGGTGGTGGACTGCACCTTAAAGCTGGATCCTCTGACGGGACGGTCCAGGGGATTTGGATTCGTCCTGTTTAAAGAGGCTGATAGTGTGGACAAG GTGATCACACAGAAGGAGCACAAACTGAATGGAAAAGCCATCGACCCTAAGAAAGCAAAGGCCATGAAGTCCAAAGAGCCTGTGAAGAAGGTATTTGTAGGAGGTCTTTCCCCAGATACTCCAGAAGAGAAGATCAGAGAGTACTTTGATGGCTACGGAGAG GTGGAATCCATTGAGCTGCCAATggagaataaaacaaataaaagacgaggtttttgttttataacatttaaagaGGAGGAGCCAGTCAAGAAAATAATGGAGAAGAAGTACCACAACATCGGTTTAAGCAAG TGTGAGGTGAAGGTGGCCATGTCGAAGGAGCAgtaccagcagcagcagcagccgtgGGGGGGCAGAGGAGGGTACGCCGTCAGGGCCCGGGGCAGAGGAG GTCCCAATCCAAACTGGAACCAGGGATACGGAAATTACTGGAATCAAGGTTATGGAAATTACGGGAACTATGGCTACAACAATCAAGGCTATGGTGGATACGGCGACTATGATTACTCTGGTTACAACAACTACTACGGATATG ATCAGCAGAGCGGCTATGGAAAATACCCGAGGCGAGGTGGCCATCAAAACACTTACAAGCCGTATTAA